GGCCTTCTTTGGAAACTTGGGAAGAAGTACTGGTTTTGAGCTGTTATTGATGTATGCAATGGCCTTTTTTATTGTGTCAAGATATCTAAATGTTCAAAAGTACTATTTTAAGATCTTTTTAGTTGTGGGAGATTTGATTTGTCTCCTTGGTATAACCGATTATCTGAATATGGATATTATGGGATTTAAGAAGAGAATGATGGCGGGTGAGATTTCTATGTTTGCTTCCACCATCGGAAATATCAATACCTACACGACCTATGTTGCCTATGTCGTTGCACTGGCCGGCGTATTGTTTATCCTCACTCGCATCAATTCTGAGGAGGGAAAAGAGGGAGAGAGCATTGGCAATGTCATCTTTTATTATATCAGTATGGTCATTGGGTTTATTGCTCTTGCTATGGGAAATTCTGACAATGGATATTTGACCTTGCTTGCTTTCTTTGGCTTTGTGCCATTTGTGGCTTTTAAGACAAGAAGAGGAATTCGCCGATACATTCTTACTTTGGCGACCTATTTTACAGGCATTGAGGTGATTAATTGGATCAACAAGGCAAATCCAACCAAAGTTCTTGGCATCAATGGTCTCTATAATGTCATTGCAAACTTTAAGTTTTTAATTCCGTTGACTTTAATTTTGTGGGTGATCGGTGTGATTTTGTGTGTGATGGATTACAAGAAAAACCGTCAGGATGAAAATGCCAAGGCAATAGCAACAAAGATTTGGCTGGTCATTGTGGTTATTGTGGCCATTTTGGGCGTAGCGGTGGTGATTTATGCCAATGCCAATCCAGAAAAAGCGGCAGCTTTTGGCGGATTGAGGGACTACTTAGTATTTAGTGATTCTTGGGGAACATTCCGTGGCTATGTTTGGAGAATGTGCCTTGAGGAATATGCAAAATACCCAATTCTTCACAAAATCTTTGGTACGGGTCCAGATACCTTTGTCATCTATGCATTAAAGTATAGAGCCGAGGATATGATTGCCATCACAGGACAAAAATTTGATTCTGTACACAATGAGTACTTACAATATTTGACCACCATTGGCCCGATTGCATTGATTGCCTATATTGGGATTTTAGTGACTACAATAAAAAAGGGAATTTCTTTTATCAATGAGATGAAGAATGAAGCAGTGGCTTCCTATATTGTGGCATCTGCATTTTTAGTTTTGTGCTATGCTGTACAGGCGACAGTCAATATCAATCTTCCTATCAGCACACCAGTGATGTGGATTTTTATGATGATGATCGCGGCAGCAAATAGAGAAAAGAAAGTTATGGAATAGAGGGAGGGCTTTGCCCTCCCCCTTTATATTGTAGGAAAGTTGCGTGTTTTGGGAAAGTATAGTATAATTAATGGCATTATGTTAGTTTTAAGACCGAGTATATAGTATAGATCGGGAGACAAATAATAGATGAAGAACAATGAGCGTTATAAAAGATTAATAAAGACATGTGCAGCAGTCATAATTGTAGCAGTAGAAGTACTGCTCTATTGGTGTGTCTGGACGGGATATTATAATCGTATTATTGAAATCCCATTTTGGAGAAGAGGTAATTGGCTTATTGTTGGATTGTATGGTGCGATTCTTTTATTTTTTTTAAATACCTATGGAGGGTTGCGGATTGGCTACTTGCGCCATGGAAATTTGATTTATTCACAAATGCTTTCCATTGTTCTAGTGAATATTTTTGCTTATTTGGAGCTTGTGCTTATTGATAAAAAGCTCTATGCACCATGGCTATTTCTGCTTTTGACAGCAGTCGATTTTATTGTTGTTGTCGCCTGGGTATTTATTTTTCAGGCTGTCTATGCAACACTATTTCCACCGAGGTCATTATTGGTTGTCTATGGGGATAAGCCTGTATTTTCTATATGGAAAAAGTTCAATTCTAGAGATGATAAGTATGTAATTTCTGGGGCCATTAGTCTCAATCGAGGGATTGACCATATTCTCCATGAGGCAGGAAAATATGGAGGGGTAATTGTTGGAGATATCCCTTCTCATGAAAGAAACATTATTATCAAAGGTTGTTATGATCAAGGAATTCGAGCCTATGCTGTGCCAAAACTTAGTGATATATTGATGCGGAGTGCCACAGAACTCAATCTATTTGATACACAATTATTGCTCTCAAAAAATGAGGGACCACAGATTGATCAGCTATTTATTAAGCGGGTTCTGGATATTATCATTGCAAGCATGATGTTGATTTTTACATTGCCTATTTTTGTTTTGGCAGCAATCGCCATTTACACAACAGACAGAGGTCCAATATTTTTTCGACAGAAGCGATTGACTGTCAATGGAAAAGAATTTGATATTCTAAAATTTAGGAGCATGGTTGTGGATGCGGAAAAGGATGGTGTGGCAAGGTTAGCAGGACAAAAGGATCATAGGATTACAAAAGTAGGGAAGGTTCTTCGCAGCACACGCCTTGACGAATTGCCACAGCTTTTGAATATTTTGAGGGGAGAAATGAGCATGGTTGGACCTCGGCCAGAGCGACCAGAAATTGCGGCAGAATACAAGAAAGAAATTCCAGAGTTTGATTTTCGCTTAAAAATGAAGGCTGGATTGACTGGATATGCACAGGTCTATGGAAAGTATAATACGACACCCTATGATAAGTTGAAGCTTGATTTGACCTATATTCGAAATTATAGTATGTGGTTAGACTTGAAATTAATGATTTTGACACCAAAAATTCTCTTTATCAAGGAATCTACAGAAGGGATTGAGGATGATGCTCTCAATGCTTTGATTCATACAGAAAATTTGAAGGAAGAGATTTATGGCAAGGTGCAGAATTTGGAAGAGAAGATAGGGAGAGGTTAATGAAAATACTAACTATAGTAATTCCAATGTATAATGTGCAAGAATATATTGAACAATGTCTTCAATCCTTTGTTATTCCGGAAATTATGAATAAGATTGAGGTATTGGTGATCGATGATGGATCAAAGGACAATTCAGCAAATATTGCAAAAAGATATGAAGAGATCTATCCAGAAGCTTATCGAGTGATTCATAAGGAGAATGGTGGTCATGGATCAACAATTAATATAGGAATTAGTGAGGCAATGGGAAACTATATTAAGGTTGTGGATGGTGATGACTGGGTAGAACAACAAGGATTTAGAGATTTAGTGTGTTACTTAGAAAGTACAACAGTGGATCTTGTGATGAGTCAGTATTGTTGGGTGGATCATAAAACAATGAAAAAATCGTGGGAGGTAGATAGACTTTGCAAAAGGGCAGAGTTTGAAAAGGTTTATCTTTCGGAAGATATTCTGGCAGATTCGTTTTTAAAGATGCATGCAATGACCTTTAAGACAAGTATACTCAAGAATATGCCGGAACGATTGGATGAGCATTGTTTTTATGTGGACACAGAATATATGATTTTTCCATTACCCTATGTCAATACAGTGAGTTTTGTTGACGCAAATGTCTATATGTATCGCATAGGAATGGATACACAGAGCATGAATCTTTTAAATATGCAAAAAAGATGTGATCAGCATGAGAAAGTGCTACAAAGGTTATTGATTTATTGCAGTGCACACAGGGGAAATATCAATGAGCGGGCAATGATTGCAGCTGTAGCAAGAGTGGTAACTAGTCAATATAAAATATATTTGAGTTTTGGTCACAGTCGAAAAAAAGCTATGATACAGATGGACCTTATGCTAAAGCACAATTATAAAAAGATTTACGATGCAGTGCAAAATCAAGCAGTGTGTTGGATACGTAGGAGTAGATATTGTTTATTTGATGTGGCAGCATTTGCTGTAAGAAGGAGTATAAAGTAGTGAAAATACAGTCAATTCTTTATCCAATGGGAGAAATCTGTACAGAGCAGTCAATGTACTACAGAGATGTTGGAGAGTGTCGTATATTTAATACTTATTTTAATCTTTTTTCAGTGGCAAAGTGGAAAAAATATACAGATATCACTCAAATTAAGTTAGTATTTGAAGCTAGAGGTGTCCGAGAAGTCTGCATATATGATCTTCATGGAATTGTCTATAGGAAGCGAATTGTAGAGAAAAATCAACAAAGGGGAGAGATTTTACTTAATCTTACAGATTTATATGAGATCGCTTGGGTGAGTATTGTAAAGGAACGAGGGATAGAGCCCTATTTTCAAGCTAGTTTTCAAAGTGTCGAAGAACCCAAACGAAATATAAAAATTTGTCTCGATATTTGTACTTATCACAGGGAAGCATTTTTGGAGAAAAATCTCTATATTCTTGAAGAAGAAATTTTTTCGGATGAAGAGAATGAGGATCATTTTAAGGTCTATGTTGTTGACAATGCCAATTCTTTGCAAATAAGAGAAAGAGGATGGTTAAGCGTATTTGCGAATAAGAATCTTGGAGGAAGTGGGGGATTTACAAGGGGAATTATTGAGGCACAGAGAAATAGGGAAGCAGAAGGATTTACCCATGTACTTCTTATGGATGACGATATTGTTCTTGAACCTGATGCATTGATTCGTTCCTATGGAATTTTATCTTATTTAAAAGAGGAATATAAAGATATTTCTATTGCTGGAGCAATGCTTAGAGAAGATTATCGATATATAGAAAATGCAGCAGGTGAACGATGGTACAATGGGAAATTAATCAATCCAAAGCAAGGACTTGATCTGCGGGATTTTCGGCAGTGTATTCGCAATGAAGTTGAGGAAAATGTAAATTATGCAGGGTGGTGGTATTGTTGTATTTCCTTGGAGGTAGCTACTAAGGAGAATCTTCCACTGCCTATGTTTATTCATCTTGATGATGTGGAATATGGATTGAGAAATTGCCAATATGGTTTTATTTATCTCAATGGTATTTGTGTTTGGCATGGTGTGGGTGAACATAAAAAAACGTCAATTTATGAGTACTATGAACTTCGAAATAATTTGCTATTACGTGCTATACATAGAGATGGTGCGAGTAAGAGAAAGCTACAAAAAGTAGTGATAAAGAGAATGATTCATTCAGTACTATATTATCGCTATCAAGATGTAAAGCTAAATTACATGGCAGTGAAAGATTTTTGCAGAGGAATAGAAGCCTTAGCACAGCAGGATGGGGAGCGCTTACATCAGATGATACTAGAGATGGGGTATCATTCTTTGCCAGTAGAATGTTGCACTAACAATAGAAAACTAATTCAATATGTTCAACATTTCCCTAAAGTTACAAATGAATATCAATTGTATCAAAAGTGGAACACAAAGTTTGGATTGCGAGAAAAATTGACTTTCAATGGGTGGATAATTCCATCTAGGAGTGGTATAATTTCAGCGTTACCGTTTGGGGTGGCAGCAAATCGGTTGTACCGTGTAAAAAAAGTATTCTTTTTTGATCCAGAGACTAAAAAGGGATTTATCACAAGAAAGAGTTATCTAGGCCTATTCAAAAGTTTAATGTATATGATCAGAGCCGTTTTACAGCTTGAGCAAAGTCAAAAGGTTATAGATGAGTATTGTAGTCGTAAAGCGATATTGACCAGCGAGAAATTTTGGAAAAGATATCTAGGAGAAGAAGAATGTCAAAGTTAATAAGGCGATTAAGCATATTTCGCAATTATCAGCCACTACTTAGCCAATTGGTCACAAAGGATATTAAGTTAAAGTATCGAAGAAGTTTTTTGGGATATTTTTGGAGCATTTTAAATCCATTGTTAATTATGATCATTATGGTTATTGTATTTTCAAATATGTTTCGTTTTGATATTAAGAATTATCCGGTGTATTTGATTATCGGTCAGACAATATTTGGTTTTGTTAATGAATCTACGAATCAAGCAATGTTTTCAATTGTTGGTAATGCTCCACTCTTGAAAAAGACCTATGTTCCTAAATACATTTTTACTTTTTCCAAAGTTACTAGTTGTTTAGTGAACACAGCATTTTCTTTAGGAGCAATGTTAATTGTATTTATTGTTTGCAGAATACAATTTACAGTCTATATGATGTATATTCCGATTGTATTATTTCAAGTATATATTTTTTGTATTGGATTAGGCCTATTCTTAGCTCAGGCGACGGTGTTTTTTCGAGATATTCAATATATTTATGCTGCGTTTATGACAGTGTGGATGTATTTGACACCTATTTTTTATCCAATGGAGCAACTGCCGGCGGGCCTGCAAACTATGATTAAGACCTTTAATCCATTGTATTCTTATGTTGCACAGTTTCGAATTTTAGTATTAGAGATGAGATTGCCAAGCTTAGGCATGATTCTTCAGGGCTTTACGATTGCAGTGATTGCTATGATATTGGGGAGCTGGTGCTTTACGAAGACACAGGATAAGTTTATTCTCTATATTTAATGAAGGAGAAAACACTAGTGGATGATTACATAATTGAAGTAGAAAATGCTACGATACGATTTAACATGGCTTCGGAGCGAATTGATAATCTGAAGGAATACTTTATTAAGTTAATAAAGAGAGAGTTGATGTTTAAGGAGTTTTTGGCTCTCAAGGATGTCAATTTAAAAATTCGAAGAGGTGAGGCCTGGGGAATTATTGGGACGAATGGATCAGGAAAATCCACATTATTAAAGATGATTTGTGGAATCTTAAAGCCATATAAAGGGACAGTAAAAATTAATGGAACTATTGCCCCGTTGATTGAGCTAGGAGCAGGATTTGATGGCGATTTGACAGCCAGAGAGAATATATTTTTAAATGGTGCAGTGCTTGGCTATGATAGTCATTTTATGGAGGATCATTTTAAGGATATTGTAGATTTCGCAGAGCTGTGGGATTTTTTGGATATGCCAATTAAAAATTATTCTTCAGGTATGGCGGCAAGGTTGGGATTTGCTATTGCCACAGTTGTTCGGCCGGATATTTTAATTTGTGATGAAGTACTGGCTGTTGGAGATTATGCATTTCAACAAAAATGTGAGCGGCGAATGAATGATATGAGAAAGCAAGGAACAACGCTTTTATTTGTGTCTCATTCGATTGATTCAGTTAAAGAGGTTTGTGACCACGCCTTATGGCTGCGAAAAGGTGTAGAGGTTCAGTCTGGACTTGTAAATGAAGTTTGTGATGCCTATATGGAATCATTAGAAAAGTAAAGGTGAAAATAGGAGGATTGGGAATGCGATTTAAATTACAGGATATTCTTTGGCCAAAGGCGGGATTGTGTGGAGAAAAACTTTTGTATTATCGATTGGGAAAAAATCCTGTACATGATGTATGGACATTAGAGCATGCAGATAAGAGTGCAGATACAGGAGTAAGAAAGCTCGGAGATTGTGGTCTTCTCTTTAAAGAGGATGGTGTAGCATCTTTTGATACCTATTTTAATGGCTTTTCAATTGAAAAATGGAAGAAGTACACTATACTTGATCAACTATTTTTAGATTTAAAAATCAAGGGAAAGTTTCGAGTTACATTATATTCTAAGCAAAAATTGGTGGATGATTTGCTTGAAAAACCAATTTTTGAGACAATCATTGAGGCAAAGAATGACGAAGTAAGAACAATTTTATTTCCAGAAGCCTATACTGTGGGTATGCTCTGCTTTGAACTTACTGCATTAGAGGATGGTTCATGTTTTTATGGTGGCGAATTTTATACAGAAGTTGAAGAAGAAAAGATTCGCAATGTTAAGATTGCTATTGGTATCTGTACTTTTAAGAGAGAGGCGTATGTCACAAAAAATATTGGCATCTTAAATGAGCATATTATTGAAAATCAGAATTCAGATTTGAATGGACATCTTGAAGTTTTTGCCTCAGACAATGGGCAGACCTTAGACATTGATCAGTTGTCTTCAGAGAAAATTCACATTGTAAAGAATAAAAATACTGGTGGAGCTGGTGGATTTACAAGATGTATGATTGAGGCAAGTCGTGCTAATGAGAAGGGAATGGGGATTACCCATATGCTCTTGATGGATGATGACATTGTGATTGATCCAGAGTCTATTGTGAAAACATACAAAATTTTATCCTTGCTAAAGGAAGAGTATAAGGATTCCTTTATTGGTGGAGCAATGCTTCGCATCGACAAACAATATTCTCAAGTGGAATCAGGAGCTGTTTGGAATGCGGGAAGACTTGAGCCACTAAAGATGGGACTTGATATGCGAATGCTAATGGATTGCATTTACAATGAGTGGGAGGAGTACAGAGAGTATAATGCTTGGTGGTATTGCTGTTTTCCAATGGACATTGTAAGATCAGATAATCTTCCTATGCCAATTTTTATTCGAGGTGATGACTTAGAGTATGGTCTTAGAAATATGAAGAATTTAATTTTGATGAATGGAATTTGTGTATGGCACGAGCCATTTGAAAATAAATATTCTTCATTCCTTGAGTACTATATTATCCGAAATAAATTGATTGACAATTCTATGCACTGTCCTTGGTATGGAAAAAATGATTTAAAGAAGGATATGTTTAAAGCAATCACAAGAGAGATTGTATATTACCGCTATAAAAATGTTGATTTAATTCTTCGTGGCGTGGCTGATTTCTTAAAGGGTGTGGATTGGCTGTTAAAGTCAGATGGTGAAAAGCTTCATAAGGAGATTATGGCGGCAGGGTATAAGGCCGAGCCGTTGGAAAATTTAGATGTTCCATTTTCCTATCCAGAGTATGACAAGGAAAGACATAAAAAGAGTTCACCAATAAATAAGTTAAAGAGGATATTGACGCTCAATGGTTATCTTTTAAGAACAAGGGGAAATGTAGTTACTTCGATGTCTTCTATCCGCCCGATTAATGCCTATAGAGCAAAAAAGATTCTACAATATGATGTGACATCAAAAAAAGCCTTTGTTACAGAGAAGGACAATAAAAAGTTATTAGAGTGCTATGCAAAGATGAATTATATGTTCAGAGAAATTGATAAGCGCTATGATACAGCAAAAAAGAGTTATCAAAGTCGATGCAAGGAAGTGCAGAATATTGAATTCTGGGAAAGGTACCTAGGATTGTAATATGAACAAGAAAAAAATTGGCTTTTTTGATAGGTGCAATAAGTATGGCTTATTTATTTATACCGCTATTGCATTATTGAGTATAGCATTTATTATTCTGGCATTTGCAAAATATTTTTTGCATTCTGACTGTGCAGGACTTTTATTTTGGGCAGAAGAGAGTTTTAAGCAGGGGAGATTGTATCCAAAAAACTTTCATTATACGACTGTAGTATTTGGACCGTTTTATAATTTTTTTCTCATTTTTGCCATGTTCTTTACAAAGAATGAATATTTAATTCATTCTTCAGGAAGTGTTATGGCCGTAGTTGTTCTGGTTTTAGGATTTTTTATCTTAGAATGGGACAATAAAAAGAAAGCTTGTATAGAGAGCATTTTGTTTTTAATTCCCTTTGGTGGAATTTACAATGATATGCTATTTTATCAGAGTGCATATGTATATAATATTTGGGCAATTACGATTTATTTAATTTGTTTTAAGACATTGCTCAATATAGAAGGAAAGACAGTTTCATCTAGGAGAAAGGGAATTGTTTATGCACTGTATCTTTTTATATTTATTTGGATCTGTGCATCGGGACTTTCTAATGTACTACAGATTATAATTCCTTCATTTTTTGCTATTTTTGTCTTGTTCTTTTTACGTAAAGAATGGGATTTTAAGGCGTGGTTAAAAGAAAAGTATCTAATAAAACTCATTGTATGGACTTTTGTTGGTACAATTGTAGGGCTTATTGGATACAAGGTGATATGTGCGATCACAGGCTTTAATAATGTGATGTTTAATATAGGAATCTTAGATCCTGTAGAAATCTCAAATCATTTTTTTATTGTATTCGGAAAGATGTGGCAATTGCTGGGTGTTGAAGCTACTACTAAATTATTTGATTTAGTGTCAATTAGCAATTGTATTGTGATGGTGTTTGCTGTCATTATTAACTTTGTTATTCCAATAGTTATGATGAAAAGATTAAAAGAGATAGAGAGTCCCTACATTCAATATCTAGTTGTTTTTACACAGACAAGTAATGTCCTGACAATGTTTATGATGATTTTTTGTGGATATGCTGAAGCAAGGTACTTAATTCCAATGTATATGATGAACATTATTTTATGTGCAGCTTATATTTATGAATTTCATTTTCAGGAGTATAAGCCATGGAAAAACATTGTACTTGCTGGAATTTTAATTACATCATTCACATTAAATGCAAAGTATTATTTTGCTATGGATTATCATAAGTTTTTGAATGGCAACACGATGAAAACCTTGTTTCATCCGCACACAGAGGATAAGGTTGTAAAGAAGGTGTTTGAAGAATTAGAGCATCGAGATGTACATTATGGCTTTGCACCATTTTGGAGATCGTTTAGTTATATGATGGCGTCGAATAGTAGGATAGGCTTTGCAGCTTATGATGCGACAAAACCTACAGTGCCATACTATTTTGATAAAAATGACATTTCAAATGTGCAATATTATGGTGTATCATCGGATTTGTATAAGCCAGAGTTACATACAGGAAAGTGTTTTGTTATGATTGAGCCGGGAAAGCAGCTTGCAGATGCTTATTATCAGTTGGCCATTGATAGCTTTGAAGTTGAGGGAATGAAATTTTTGATTTTTGATCATAATATCTACGAGTATCCATTATTGAGAGCAGCAGATGGCACTGAAAATTTGGTGATTCAATAGAGAGATGTTGGAGGGAGAAGAAGATGATTAATTTTAATGTACCACCATTCGTGGGTCCAGAGTTAGATGCAGTAAAGAAGGCAATTGAAAACCATAAGATTTGTGGTGATGGAGAATTTACTAAAAAGTGTAATGCGTGGTTGGAGGAAAGAACTTCTTCTTCAAAAGTATTGTTGACAACTTCTTGCACGCATGCGACAGAAATGGCTGCTTTGCTTGGCAATATTCAGCCAGGGGATGAAGTGATTATGCCTTCCTATACTTTTGTATCGACAGCAGATGCCTTTGTACTTCGTGGAGCTAAGGTAGTATTTGTGGATATTCGTCCAGATACTATGAATATGGATGAATATCTCATTGAGGATGCTATTACAGAAAAGACAAGAGCGATTGTTCCGGTGCATTATGCTGGTGTAGCATGTGAGATGGACAAAATTATGGAGATTGCAAAGAAGTATCATTTGCTTGTCATCGAAGATGCCGCACAGGGAATTATGAGCACATATAAAGGAAAGGCACTTGGTGCTATTGGTGATTATGGATGTTTTAGTTTCCATGAAACAAAGAATTATTCTATGGGAGAGGGTGGAGCACTTCTTATCAGAGACCCAGAAAATATAGAAAGAGCAGAGATTATACGAGAAAAGGGAACAAACAGAAGTAAGTTTTTCCGTGGACAGATTGATAAATATACTTGGGTAGATGCAGGATCTTCCTATCTTCCGAGTGAGATGAATGCAGCCTATTTGTATGCAGAACTTGAGGTGGCTGATGAAATTAATCAAAATCGAATGGACAGTTGGAATAGATACTACAAAGGACTTAAGGAGTTAGAGGATGCTGGAAAGATAAATCTTCCAGTTATTCCAGAGAATTGTCTACACAATGCACATATGTTTTACTTTAAGGCTAAGGATTTGGCAGAAAGAACAGCATTTATTTCATTTATGCGTGAAAATGAGATTGGTTGTGTATTCCATTATATTCCATTGCATTCTGCACCAGCTGGAAAAAAGTTTGGAAGATTTCATGGAGAAGATCGCTACACGACAAAAGAGAGCGAACGATTAGTGCGTTTACCAATGTATTATAATTTGAAACTTGAGGATCAGCAAAAGGTGATTGATAAAATAAAGGAGTTCTATCGCTAATGAAGGGAATTATACTTGCAGGTGGAGCAGGAACAAGATTGTATCCACTTACTTTAGTAACATCCAAACAGTTATTGCCAGTTTATGATAAGCCAATGATTTATTATCCATTATCTACATTGATGTTGGCAGGAATAAAAGATATTTTGATTATTTCTACACCAGAAGATACACCACGATTTAAAGAACTATTACAAGATGGGTCACAATTTGGTATTCATTTGTCCTATGCAGTACAACCTACACCTGATGGACTTGCTCAAGCCTTTATTATTGGTGAGGAATTTATTGGAGATGATTGCTGTGCGATGGTGCTTGGAGATAATATCTTTTATGGAAATGGATTTGCTTCAATATTACAGCAGGCTGCAAAGGGAGCTAAGGAGGGAAGCGCAACAGTTTTCGGTTATTATGTAGAGGATCCAGAAAGATTTGGCATTGTTGAATTTGATTCAAGTGGTAAAGTGGTTTCACTTGAAGAAAAGCCAGAGGAGCCAAAGAGCAATTATGCAATTACGGGAGTTTATTTCTATCCAAAGGGAGTGGCAAAGAAGGCGAAGCAAGTAAAGCCCTCAGCTAGAGGTGAACTTGAAATTACAACACTAAATTCAATGTATCTTGATGAAGAGACATTAAAGGTTCAATTACTTGGAAGAGGCTTTGCATGGTTGGATACAGGAACAATGGAAAGTCTTTTAGAAGCTTCAGAGTTTGTCAGTATGGTGGAGCAACGCCAAGGAATTATGATTTCAGCTCCTGAGGAGATTGCTTATCGCCATGGTTGGATTAGTCGTGAAGAATTAGAGATTGCTGCAAGGCGATATGGAAAATCACCATATGGAAAGTATTTGCAAAAAGTTGCTGATGGTAAAGTTTTAAGTTCTAGTATGAGGGGAGAATAGATAGTTGCAAAAATTAAAAGTGTTTGTGCAGCTACATATATTACTCTTTATCTATTCTCTAGGTGCGGTTTGCTCAAAAATTGCAGGAACACAAAGTTTTTTATCGGTAAAGTTTATTATTTTTTATGGCTTGGTTCTTATCGATTTGTTTGCCTATGCATTATTTTGGCAACAAATTTTGAAAAAGTTGCCATTAGTCACAGCTTATGCAAATAAAGCCATCACAGTTGTTTGGGGATTGTTATGGGGAATGTTAGTTTTTAAAGAAAAGATTACGGTATTTAATGTAGTTGGGGCATTGGTTATTATTTTTGGAATATATATGGTGGTGGCAGCAGATGAACATTGATATTCGATATATAGGGCTATTTTTATTTTCAGTATTCATCTCTTCGGTATCACAGGTGATTTTAAAAAAGAGTGCCAATCGAACATATGCAAGTAAATTACAGGAGTATTTAAATATTCCTGTAATGCTTGCGTATGCTTTGTTTTTTGGCTCGTCACTGTTAA
This region of Lachnospiraceae bacterium oral taxon 096 genomic DNA includes:
- a CDS encoding glycosyltransferase — its product is MRFKLQDILWPKAGLCGEKLLYYRLGKNPVHDVWTLEHADKSADTGVRKLGDCGLLFKEDGVASFDTYFNGFSIEKWKKYTILDQLFLDLKIKGKFRVTLYSKQKLVDDLLEKPIFETIIEAKNDEVRTILFPEAYTVGMLCFELTALEDGSCFYGGEFYTEVEEEKIRNVKIAIGICTFKREAYVTKNIGILNEHIIENQNSDLNGHLEVFASDNGQTLDIDQLSSEKIHIVKNKNTGGAGGFTRCMIEASRANEKGMGITHMLLMDDDIVIDPESIVKTYKILSLLKEEYKDSFIGGAMLRIDKQYSQVESGAVWNAGRLEPLKMGLDMRMLMDCIYNEWEEYREYNAWWYCCFPMDIVRSDNLPMPIFIRGDDLEYGLRNMKNLILMNGICVWHEPFENKYSSFLEYYIIRNKLIDNSMHCPWYGKNDLKKDMFKAITREIVYYRYKNVDLILRGVADFLKGVDWLLKSDGEKLHKEIMAAGYKAEPLENLDVPFSYPEYDKERHKKSSPINKLKRILTLNGYLLRTRGNVVTSMSSIRPINAYRAKKILQYDVTSKKAFVTEKDNKKLLECYAKMNYMFREIDKRYDTAKKSYQSRCKEVQNIEFWERYLGL
- the rffA gene encoding dTDP-4-amino-4,6-dideoxygalactose transaminase — protein: MINFNVPPFVGPELDAVKKAIENHKICGDGEFTKKCNAWLEERTSSSKVLLTTSCTHATEMAALLGNIQPGDEVIMPSYTFVSTADAFVLRGAKVVFVDIRPDTMNMDEYLIEDAITEKTRAIVPVHYAGVACEMDKIMEIAKKYHLLVIEDAAQGIMSTYKGKALGAIGDYGCFSFHETKNYSMGEGGALLIRDPENIERAEIIREKGTNRSKFFRGQIDKYTWVDAGSSYLPSEMNAAYLYAELEVADEINQNRMDSWNRYYKGLKELEDAGKINLPVIPENCLHNAHMFYFKAKDLAERTAFISFMRENEIGCVFHYIPLHSAPAGKKFGRFHGEDRYTTKESERLVRLPMYYNLKLEDQQKVIDKIKEFYR
- the rfbA gene encoding glucose-1-phosphate thymidylyltransferase RfbA → MKGIILAGGAGTRLYPLTLVTSKQLLPVYDKPMIYYPLSTLMLAGIKDILIISTPEDTPRFKELLQDGSQFGIHLSYAVQPTPDGLAQAFIIGEEFIGDDCCAMVLGDNIFYGNGFASILQQAAKGAKEGSATVFGYYVEDPERFGIVEFDSSGKVVSLEEKPEEPKSNYAITGVYFYPKGVAKKAKQVKPSARGELEITTLNSMYLDEETLKVQLLGRGFAWLDTGTMESLLEASEFVSMVEQRQGIMISAPEEIAYRHGWISREELEIAARRYGKSPYGKYLQKVADGKVLSSSMRGE
- a CDS encoding transporter, whose protein sequence is MQKLKVFVQLHILLFIYSLGAVCSKIAGTQSFLSVKFIIFYGLVLIDLFAYALFWQQILKKLPLVTAYANKAITVVWGLLWGMLVFKEKITVFNVVGALVIIFGIYMVVAADEH
- a CDS encoding EamA family transporter, giving the protein MNIDIRYIGLFLFSVFISSVSQVILKKSANRTYASKLQEYLNIPVMLAYALFFGSSLLTVLAYKFVPLSMGPILEASGYVYVAVLGALFLNEKLSTKKVIGMAAIILGIVLFNI